A window of the Bacteroides thetaiotaomicron VPI-5482 genome harbors these coding sequences:
- a CDS encoding DNA-binding domain-containing protein, whose protein sequence is MKHTLKGWLVDNAVTVDNKEDKILMLESAGSLTLEDILSEMKKEDTGLREETIEHAVKLYHRVLSDLMLSGYSVNTGLFRAVPQFRGVVDGGQWDQKKNSIYVSFTQDKDLREAIAQTSVNILGEKRDAMYIIGGEDAATRATDGMATAGRNYTLNGRLIKVVGEHESVGITLTDASGKVSKLPNDMLVVNNPSQLIILLPSDLTDGHYTLTVTTQYSGTNTLLKTPRSTSKVITIGQSGGSEGGNTSDGNLDENPLG, encoded by the coding sequence ATGAAACACACCCTGAAAGGTTGGCTGGTAGACAATGCTGTCACCGTAGACAACAAAGAAGACAAAATCCTGATGTTGGAATCAGCCGGAAGCCTTACGCTGGAGGATATACTTAGCGAAATGAAGAAAGAAGACACAGGTCTTCGTGAAGAAACCATTGAGCACGCAGTGAAGCTATATCACCGTGTGTTGTCAGACTTGATGCTGAGCGGCTATTCGGTGAATACCGGACTTTTCCGAGCCGTACCCCAATTCCGTGGTGTAGTAGACGGCGGACAGTGGGATCAAAAAAAGAATTCAATCTACGTCTCCTTTACCCAGGACAAGGACTTGCGCGAAGCTATTGCGCAGACTTCAGTCAACATCTTGGGAGAGAAACGGGACGCCATGTATATAATAGGTGGCGAAGATGCCGCCACCCGTGCCACGGACGGCATGGCAACCGCCGGACGCAACTACACCCTGAACGGACGCTTGATAAAAGTCGTTGGTGAACATGAATCGGTAGGTATCACCCTGACTGATGCTTCCGGCAAGGTCAGCAAGCTGCCTAATGATATGCTGGTGGTGAACAACCCCTCGCAACTCATTATCTTGCTTCCCTCCGATTTAACGGACGGTCACTACACGCTGACGGTCACTACGCAATACAGTGGTACAAATACATTGCTGAAAACTCCGCGTAGTACGAGCAAAGTGATTACCATCGGGCAAAGTGGTGGTTCTGAAGGTGGAAATACCAGTGATGGAAACTTGGATGAGAATCCTTTAGGATAA